The nucleotide sequence TGCGTTGCCGCCGGCTGCGTCGTGGAAGGGGCCGCTCGTCCTCGATCTGGTCGAGGGTGCGTCGCGCTCGGGCTCCAACGGCAAAGTCGCGGAGGTCTCTCCTGGGGGTGCGCCCGTCGCGGGTGGCGTCGTGGTCGTGCTGCGCTCGCTCGACGAGGTGCGGGCCGTCGTGGAAAAGACGATCGACCTGCCTTCGCTCCGCGCCGTCGTCGCTCCCTTCGTGCCGAGCACTGCGGTCGCCGCGCTCGCGAGTGAAGGCATCGCGACGTTCGAGGTGCCGCCAGCTTCGCTCGAGGGCTTGAAGGGACAAAAAAGCCTCTCCTTGCCTGAGCCTGCGGCCTGGGGTGACAAGGTCGGCGTGATCGTTGGAGAACAAACGATCGAGCTGACCTGGCTCGCGCTCGGCGCCGAGCGGACGTGGACGCACGCGGGCACCTCACGCTCGCCTGGCTCTTCCAAGGCCTCCAAATCCTGATCGCTCCCCGCTGGATGAACTGCGCGCTGCGCAGTTCATCCACCATCGGTCCAGGCCGTGCCTGGTCCGGGGTGGAGGGGGCGGACAGCCCCCTCCTGGGGTCCGGGGTGAAACCCCGGCGGCGCTCCGCTCACGGACTCGACAGCGGCTTCTCCAGCTTGATCGAGGCGAGGATGTCGCGCAGGCGCACGGACTGCTCGTTCACCTCGATCTCGAGGATCGTCAGGCGCTTCGTGATCTCGCCGAGGCGGGACGAGGCCTTGCCGAGACGCTCCGTGAAGTCCTGACGCATCTTCTCGGTGTTCTGCCGCGACACCGTGTCGCGCGGGTCGTCCTTGATCTTCTCGATCGCCTTGAGGTTTCGCCGGACTTGCTCGCTCTCGCGCTCGAGCGTCGCCTGCTCCGACTGGAGCTTGTTCCGCTCGTCGAGCGCCGTGCGCAGGCGCCCGCGCGCGTCCCACGCCTTCTTCAGCTCTGCCACCACGAGTTTGTCGGCGCGCGCGTCGTTCATGTAGGCCTTCACCGCGTCGTCTGCGAGCGGCGAGAGCGCGTCGATCTGGCGCGTGAAGCTGCGGCGCTCCTCCACGTCGAGCACGTTCGTCGCGCGCTTCGGCGTCGTCTGCGGGACGAGCGCGCTGCCCGTGCCCACGTTGTCCTCGGTGCCTTTGGGCGGGTTTTCGAGCCGCGTGCCGGGGATGCGCGAGTGCTTGACGAGTGTCTTTGCGTCGAAGTCCGTGCCGTTCTTGATCGTGTACTTCGTGTGGTAGACCCAGTCGCGCTCGATGTAGAGCTGGCCGCCGTCGATCTTCGCGAGGCGCGCGCTGAGCTCGTCCTCCTTGCGGTCCGTGGTCACGGCGAGGCCTCGCTCGAGGGCGAAGGGCACCGTGGCGACGGCGCCGGGTGGCAGCGGATCGACCATGCCTTGCCCGAGGAAGGCGCCGTCGTCGAAGACCGCGATCGGGCCTTTTTCGAGCAGGCCCTTCGTGTTGTTGGTGAAGCGCGCGACGCGGAACGGATGCGAGAACGAGTCACGCACGCCGCCGTCCGGCGAGAAGAGGAAGATCGCCTCGCCGGGCACGCGTTGCGCGAGCAGGAGGACCATCGTCGCGCTCTTGTTCGGGATGTCGACGGGGAAGGGGAGATCGTAACGCGTGGTGCCGCCTTCCACCGCGACGGCCGCCAGCGCGTTCACGTTGCGCGGGTTCGACGGTGTCACCGGGCGCGGCATCTCCGTCGGATACGGCGCGGGCGCGGCGGAGCCGGCTGGAACTCCGCCGCCGTAGTTCGCGCCCATGCGGCCCTTCTTCGCGGGCGCCGAGCGCGTCGCCGTCGATCGTGTCGCGCCCGTCGTCGGCGCGCGGTCGTACTCCGCGAAGGCCTCGTCCTTCGCGGACTCGGCCTCCGCGAGCAGATCATCGAGGCGCTCGCCGCCCTCTTCCTGCGGCGCGGCCATCGGAGGCGGCGGCGGGGCCGCCGGCGCCATCGTGGGCAGGCTCGTCTCGCCGACGGGCACCGACGCGATCACCTCGCCTTGATCCGTCACCACCGGGCGCGGCGGCACGACGGGTTTGTCCAGGGTCGCCTGGAACGCGAGCGGCGCGCCTGCGACGAGCGAGAGCCGCACGCCGTTCCAGTCCTCGCCGGACTGGTTCTGCACGATGCCCCAGGCCTGCAGATCCGCCTTCGTTTCGCCGGCGCTGCCGGCCTTCGCGATCACCAGGCGGTACGAGGGCCGCCAGACCGGCGTCTCCGCGACGTATCCGACCACGAGATCGTGCTCCTCGCCGTCGAGCGTGAGCCGCACCGTCTCGCGATCGTCTGCCTTCTTCTTTTTCTTCTTCGGCGGAGGTGGCGGCATCGGCATGCCGATCCGGTGCTCGGCGATGGGCTCGGCCTCGCCGTCCTCGCCGTCCTCTTCGTCGTCTTCGGCGTCCTTGTCCTTGTCCAGCTCGACCGGGAACGACGCGCTGCGCACGCTGCTCCCGCCTTGCTCCATCACCGCGAGCGTGGCGAGGAAGTCGCCGATGCGCTCCGTGCGGACCTTGAACGCGACCTCGGGCTCGTCCACGTGCCCTGCGCGCTCGTAGTAGCCGACGCCGTTGCGGTAGATGATCACGCGGCGGAGCGCGAGTCCGCTCGCGACGTCCGGCCCACGCGCGCAACCCGCGAGGGGGAGCGCCGAGGTCAGAAGGAGAAGTCCACCCACCGTGCCCAGTCGAAAGCGAGAAAAGCGGCTCATTCGTTGCCTCGAACGCGCGAGGATACGCCGCCTTACAGCAAAATGTGCGGTTTTCGCGGCCGTCCGGCACGAACGGGGGTAGAACCCCGGCGCCATGCCCTCTGCTCTGCGTCGTACCGCGCTCCTGGCCCTGCTCGGGGCCTCCGCTGCCTGCACCCAGAACGGCGAATCCCAGCCTCCGAAGCCTGCTTCCACGCCTGCGGCCGAGGCCACGAGTGCTGCTGCGCCTGTGGCCTCGAGCGCGCCCGCGACGAGCGCGGCCGCCGCGGCTCCGACCGCCTCCGAGGCCGCCAAGGCCGGGGCGCCCGAGGCGAAGGGCCTGCCCAAGGACCTCAACGTCCTCGTGGTCACGGTCGACAGCTTGCGGGCCGACATGCCCTGGCTCGGCTATCCGCGCGACATCGCGCCGGTGCTCACGAAGTTCGCGAAGAGCGCGGTCTCGTACTCGCGCTTCTACGCCGTCTCCTCGTACACCGCGATGAGCCTCGGCGGCTTCCTCGCGGGCCGGTATCCGAGCGAGCTCGAGCGGAGCGGCTACTTCTTCGGCAACTACCCCGACAGCGTGCTCATGTTCCCGGAGCTCTTGCAGAAGGCCGGCGTGCGCACGTTGACCGCCCACGCGCACTTCTATTTCGACCAGAAGGCCGGCTTCCGACAGGGTTTTGATGTCTACGAGATCATCCCGGGCCTCTCGGTCGACAACACCACGGACAAGAACGTCACGAGCC is from Polyangium spumosum and encodes:
- a CDS encoding DUF4139 domain-containing protein codes for the protein MSRFSRFRLGTVGGLLLLTSALPLAGCARGPDVASGLALRRVIIYRNGVGYYERAGHVDEPEVAFKVRTERIGDFLATLAVMEQGGSSVRSASFPVELDKDKDAEDDEEDGEDGEAEPIAEHRIGMPMPPPPPKKKKKKADDRETVRLTLDGEEHDLVVGYVAETPVWRPSYRLVIAKAGSAGETKADLQAWGIVQNQSGEDWNGVRLSLVAGAPLAFQATLDKPVVPPRPVVTDQGEVIASVPVGETSLPTMAPAAPPPPPMAAPQEEGGERLDDLLAEAESAKDEAFAEYDRAPTTGATRSTATRSAPAKKGRMGANYGGGVPAGSAAPAPYPTEMPRPVTPSNPRNVNALAAVAVEGGTTRYDLPFPVDIPNKSATMVLLLAQRVPGEAIFLFSPDGGVRDSFSHPFRVARFTNNTKGLLEKGPIAVFDDGAFLGQGMVDPLPPGAVATVPFALERGLAVTTDRKEDELSARLAKIDGGQLYIERDWVYHTKYTIKNGTDFDAKTLVKHSRIPGTRLENPPKGTEDNVGTGSALVPQTTPKRATNVLDVEERRSFTRQIDALSPLADDAVKAYMNDARADKLVVAELKKAWDARGRLRTALDERNKLQSEQATLERESEQVRRNLKAIEKIKDDPRDTVSRQNTEKMRQDFTERLGKASSRLGEITKRLTILEIEVNEQSVRLRDILASIKLEKPLSSP